Proteins co-encoded in one Bacteroidota bacterium genomic window:
- the lptC gene encoding LPS export ABC transporter periplasmic protein LptC yields MKNKLIIAFTYCCATLFFSACETDIDQINLITATKNIPSESGKNVLIVYSDSARIKMKLSAPQLDHFDGENAYVEFPKGVTVFFYNDKNKMESSLKANYAIRYEKSNMMEAKNDVIVINNKGEKLNTEHLFWDEKKELIYSDVFVKITTKDEIIMGEGLESNQDFSRYKFKKIKGTISVKQ; encoded by the coding sequence GTGAAAAATAAGTTAATTATTGCTTTTACTTATTGTTGTGCAACCCTATTTTTCAGTGCTTGCGAAACCGATATTGATCAAATAAATCTGATTACCGCCACAAAGAATATACCTTCTGAATCAGGAAAAAATGTGCTAATTGTGTACAGTGATTCAGCACGTATCAAAATGAAATTAAGTGCCCCTCAATTAGACCATTTCGATGGGGAAAACGCTTATGTTGAATTCCCAAAAGGAGTGACTGTCTTTTTTTATAATGATAAAAATAAAATGGAATCTAGCCTTAAGGCGAATTATGCGATACGCTACGAAAAAAGCAATATGATGGAAGCCAAAAATGATGTTATAGTGATTAACAACAAAGGCGAAAAACTAAATACAGAACACTTGTTTTGGGATGAAAAAAAAGAATTAATCTACTCCGATGTTTTTGTGAAAATAACTACAAAGGATGAAATTATTATGGGAGAAGGGCTCGAATCGAATCAGGATTTTAGCCGTTATAAATTCAAAAAAATTAAAGGGACCATCAGTGTAAAGCAGTAA
- a CDS encoding type III pantothenate kinase, whose translation MNLVIDFGNTRIKAAIFNDTELTQFFVYENQEKFLAEINTISAGISSCIISSVSKNIDELIQSLSSISPIPFTNTTPIPIGNLYESGSTLGSDRLAAAVGANTLFKNQNVLNIDTGTCIKFNFVTEQNEFVGGSIAPGLQMRLNAMHHFTARLPQLYVPASFNKLIGKNTEESLLSGAITNTILEMDAVIEAYQQQVSNLKIILSGGNTDFFAGRLKNSIFARPNLVLEGLNSILTYNVAT comes from the coding sequence TTGAATTTAGTTATTGACTTTGGTAATACTCGAATAAAAGCAGCTATCTTTAATGATACTGAACTAACACAATTCTTCGTTTACGAAAATCAAGAAAAATTTCTGGCTGAAATAAACACTATTTCAGCCGGAATTTCTTCTTGCATTATCAGCTCGGTAAGCAAAAATATAGACGAATTAATTCAGTCACTTTCATCCATCTCTCCCATACCATTTACCAACACAACGCCTATACCTATTGGAAATTTATACGAAAGTGGTAGTACATTAGGAAGTGATCGTTTGGCAGCTGCAGTTGGAGCTAATACCCTATTTAAAAACCAAAACGTGTTAAATATTGATACAGGCACCTGTATTAAATTCAATTTTGTTACAGAACAAAATGAGTTTGTTGGAGGTAGCATTGCTCCTGGTCTACAAATGCGGCTAAATGCCATGCATCACTTCACTGCAAGACTTCCGCAACTATATGTACCTGCTTCATTCAATAAACTAATTGGGAAAAACACTGAAGAATCGCTCCTAAGTGGTGCAATAACCAACACTATACTTGAAATGGATGCAGTTATTGAAGCTTACCAACAACAAGTTAGTAATTTGAAAATAATACTGAGTGGAGGCAATACAGACTTTTTTGCAGGAAGATTAAAAAACAGCATCTTTGCACGCCCAAATTTGGTGCTGGAAGGATTAAATTCTATACTTACATACAATGTTGCCACTTAA